From the Sebastes umbrosus isolate fSebUmb1 chromosome 2, fSebUmb1.pri, whole genome shotgun sequence genome, one window contains:
- the nhsb gene encoding Nance-Horan syndrome protein isoform X1, with product MPFAKRIVEPQLLCRHQIPDEGVMFEDLCAISNVVLSRTLRQLSDLARHACSLFQELENDIISTNQRVWVLQNKIGQIQQTASALDPKKEAVPVSNLDIESKLSLHYQAPWHQQHNVFHPCTRPPCLEELHRSAQLSLRALHRDDTQHHRSTSRERNRVTISISVAPPMPTFPSPHSIRRQQRSRLARAKERAERERELDYQPRKERTVRETEIQTIQRKERPGREADIQTIQRKFECFYSLHPIEGCIFIPWNRKTVSTGEGECGEVQGGHRAKAGAPKAPSTQDKQTNWSKENLSPSDQKSTADSNSISSCIIPINVTGVGFDREASARCSLVHSQSVLQRRRKLRRRKTITGIPKRVQQDMDSDESPVARERTVIVHANPHQLSLCQEDLLISGRLHHTRDSGCQTDDFLIACTAAPSRRRIRAQRGHQGIPASLSHSTGNISSLGDQSDSTYTSAAAHGGRLRSRSLPREGGRLMDSDDDDDDNYDDDDDEDEDLSPYEAEDFIPPGPSPRMKMMMMKDEEESTDDQAAPEPLQLGSLKRLQRSGERDRGGGGGGSPEHSWMERGRSRLPRKADMGSCEISSSSDTFSSPIHSVSNTGVLGSHVDHKEDHQSSSGNWSGSSSTCPSQTSETIPPPSSPPLTGSSHCDSELSLNTVPNAIDEGFSLDASYHSDLRPQGQGHRSSSFTSSATDQLDDAGVSTASEGEWTYPPDQDQTDPDQDLDQSQNLSRSHGLAQEYSSTHSLQDQTCFGDNKTSNTEKDSGSHYSSDTESFYSSSVHFGECNQSYRGYMYNYADPGPDCGQSNTVAAPLSHGVYPQPSANFRAGTMTLGRTCRPLRKPKVKPPPPKRTSSLKDTCSGVDVGTDTQADQDQPKTVSEQELTLSSTDMKLELELEIGGAPEPLQTSCLVAEPLGTWGRGLGETVDIVEPMSFSSADTHSFKDEGAVQSDYADLWLHNSELKSNNGEYTSMSNSSTATGTTVMECIKSPDSSSSSTETQTQALAQASETRATSPPLPPEDFKLGSPEKLAGLASPSSGYSSQSETPTSTLPSSSAAFFPGPLSPSTGKRKPKVPERKSSLSSLQHFPRDGASISSGYKRDPDFPPPPSQLDLNVLHGGYVRHTLSHRTHHMHTLHHSKHRVASVLATGTKLMAPEASNTNPPSSSNSALTIPSCNLLVITPSALRSVKLHSISQSKHRATTVDQETASGAETATRPKCPPSGSTLAPPPINTRPLPPRRPPPRPPVHDHISSPEHLQPPFPGRHPDGPPSYESLLLRQDRYGPGTFWAMTAFRTRMDPTSELSEDSSPLHRPVPRAPHPSPVDLHTHIHSHAEFRGLTHSAHAHPEFRVLGERSFSQDDDDDEDDEEEEEEQVKEPPRAACSRGGMRSTHLPPPAYEFAGLSHSDSGPWASPVKVPGTTMETSHPYLISDARRGGHEEQEEEEEVTSGATRSAHQQQPHESKDDSTTPDTEDYFSKDSTPSDNSLSPLMDDAKVDDDIILTSPNKTRTTEDLFAMIHRSKRKVLGRKDSGDLNAKSRLCPAVPVTPVTTVIIPPAPPLNIPATLATAAGSQRAPVPIYRSAKKSSTSNEEFKLLLLKKGSRSDSSYRMSATEILKSPITPKSPGDPLQEGAIRQAEELHFTLQEPHLSGLDPIQIPGLFPRGLNSESFTPKTLPMSAASRQGRSRIPPVANSSRYSTRSRLYTAPMQAISEGETENSDGSPHDDRSS from the exons CGGTCTCCAACCTGGATATAGAGAGCAAGCTGTCGCTTCACTATCAGGCTCCATGGCACCAGCAACACAACGTGTTTCATCCTTGTACCCGACCGCCatgtctggaggagctgcacaGAAGCGCTCAGCTCAGTCTCAGAGCGCTGCACCGAG ACGACACACAGCACCACCGCTCCACAAGTCGGGAGAGAAACAGGGTGACCATCTCTATCTCAGTGGCGCCCCCTATGCCCACCTTCCCCTCGCCACACAGTATCCGCCGGCAACAGAGGAGTCGCCTGGCACGAGCG aaagagagagcagagagggagcgagagttAGACTATCAACCCAGGAAg GAGAGGACCgtgagagaaacagagataCAGACCATACAGAGAAAA GAGAGGCCAGGGAGAGAAGCCGATATTCAGACGATCCAAAGAAAG TTTGAGTGCTTTTACTCACTTCACCCTATTGAAGGTTGCATCTTCATTCCTTGGAACAGAAAG ACTGTCTCGACAGGGGAAGGCGAATGTGGAGAGGTCCAGGGAGGCCACAGAGCCAAGGCCGGAGCCCCCAAAGCCCCCTCGACCCAGGATAAACAGACAAACTGGTCCAAGGAAAACCTCTCACCATCAGATCAGAAGTCAACTGCCGATTCGAACTCCATCTCCTCCTGCATCATCCCCATTAACGTCACAG GAGTTGGGTTTGACAGGGAAGCAAGTGCTCGTTGCTCTCTAGTCCATTCCCAGTCGGTTCTTCAGAGGAGAAggaagctgaggaggaggaagactaTCACAGGAATACCCAAAAGAGTACAACAGGACATGG ACTCAGATGAATCACCCGTAGCAAGAGAGCGCACAGTGATTGTCCATGCCAACCCGCaccaactctctctctgtcaggaaGACCTCTTAATCAGTGGTCGCCTCCATCACACTCGTGACTCTGGCTGCCAGACAGATGATTTCCTTATAGCAT GTACAGCTGCTCCCTCCAGAAGGCGCATCAGAGCCCAACGTGGCCATCAGGGAatccctgcctctctctcccatTCAACAGGCAACATTTCTTCCCTGGGTGACCAGTCAGATTCCACATACACCAGTGCTGCAGCCCACGGTGGACGCTTGCGCTCTCGTAGCCTTCCTCGAGAGGGTGGACGTCTGATGGACAgtgatgacgatgacgatgacaattatgatgatgatgatgacgaagATGAGGACTTGTCACCATACGAAGCGGAGGACTTTATTCCACCTGGCCCTAGTCCAAgaatgaagatgatgatgatgaaggatgAAGAAGAGAGCACAGATGACCAGGCTGCTCCTGAGCCACTGCAACTTGGAAGTCTAAAAAGGTTGCAGCGATCTGGTGAGAGAGACcgagggggtggaggaggagggagcccAGAGCACAGCTGGATGGAGAGGGGCCGTTCTCGCTTGCCCCGCAAGGCTGACATGGGCAGCTGTGAGATCTCATCGAGTTCAGATACTTTCAGCAGCCCTATTCACTCAGTGTCTAACACAGGAGTCCTAGGCAGCCATGTGGACCACAAGGAGGACCACCAGTCCTCGAGCGGGAACTGGAGTGGTTCCAGCTCCACCTGCCCTTCGCAGACATCTGAAACCATCCCCCCGCCTTCTTCTCcaccactgacaggctcatCCCACTGTGACTCAGAGCTGTCACTCAACACTGTGCCCAATGCCATTGATGAGGGATTCTCTCTGGATGCCTCATACCACTCGGACCTCAGACCTCAGGGCCAGGGCCACAGGTCAAGCTCGTTCACATCCTCAGCCACAGACCAGCTGGACGATGCAGGAGTCAGTACAGCCAGTGAGGGGGAGTGGACATACCCTCCAGATCAAGACCAGACTGATCCGGACCAAGACCTTGACCAATCCCAAAATCTGAGCCGGAGCCATGGATTAGCGCAGGAGTACAGCTCCACACACAGTCTACAAGACCAAACCTGTTTCGGTGACAACAAGACCAGCAACACTGAAAAAGATTCTGGCTCTCATTACTCATCTGATACAGAGAGTTTCTACTCCTCTTCTGTGCATTTTGGGGAGTGTAATCAGAGTTACAGAGGATACATGTATAACTATGCAGACCCAGGGCCTGACTGTGGCCAATCCAACACTGTGGCAGCACCACTATCCCATGGAGTTTACCCCCAGCCCTCAGCTAACTTCAGAGCAGGTACTATGACCCTGGGGAGAACCTGTCGTCCGCTGaggaaaccaaaagtcaaaccTCCACCACCCAAACGGACCTCCTCGCTGAAGGACACCTGTAGTGGTGTTGATGTTGGAACGGACACACAGGCAGATCAGGATCAACCAAAGACGGTTAGTGAACAAGAGCTTACCTTGTCTTCCACAGATATGAAGCTGGAACTGGAGCTAGAGATTGGAGGTGCTCCAGAACCATTACAGACATCCTGTCTAGTGGCAGAACCTTTGGGAACTTGGGGAAGGGGACTGGGTGAAACTGTGGATATAGTAGAGCCCATGTCCTTCAGCTCTGCAGATACACACTCATTTAAGGATGAAGGTGCGGTGCAATCTGACTATGCAGACCTGTGGCTTCACAACAGTGAGCTGAAGTCCAACAATGGTGAGTACACGTCCATGTCCAACTCAAGCACAGCCACAGGCACTACTGTCATGGAGTGTATCAAGTCACCAGacagctcttcctcctccacagaaacCCAAACCCAGGCACTTGCTCAGGCTTCAGAGACTAGGGCAACTAGTCCGCCTCTCCCACCTGAAGACTTCAAACTTGGGTCACCTGAGAAGCTGGCTGGCCTTGCCTCCCCATCAAGTGGTtattccagccaatcagagactcCAACGTCAACCTTGCCCTCATCTTCGGCAGCGTTCTTCCCAGGACCACTGTCTCCCTCAACTGGCAAGAGAAAGCCCAAAGTGCCCGAGAGGAagtcttctctctcttccctgcaGCACTTCCCCAGAGATGGAGCTTCCATTTCCTCTGGCTATAAGAGAGACCCAGACTTCCCACCTCCACCttctcaacttgatctcaatgTTCTTCATGGTGGTTATGTCAGACACACGCTATCTCACCGAACGCATCACATGCACACGCTCCACCACAGCAAACACAGAGTTGCAAGTGTTTTAGCCACTGGAACAAAGTTGATGGCTCCTGAGGCATCAAATACCAACCCACCATCAAGTTCAAACTCTGCTCTAACAATTCCCAGCTGCAATCTATTGGTGATAACTCCATCAGCTCTTCGTTCAGTGAAGCTTCATTCTATTAGCCAATCTAAACATAGAGCTACCACTGTTGACCAGGAAACAGCAAGTGGAGCAGAGACTGCAACAAGACCCAAATGTCCTCCTAGTGGTTCTACTCTGGCTCCACCACCTATTAACACAAGGCCTCTCCCTCCTCGCAGACCACCTCCCAGACCCCCAGTTCATGACCACATCTCCTCCCCTGAACACTTGCAACCACCTTTCCCTGGCCGCCACCCTGATGGACCTCCATCCTATGAAAGCCTGCTACTCAGACAGGACCGCTACGGACCTGGAACCTTCTGGGCTATGACAGCCTTTAGAACCCGGATGGACCCAACATCAGAACTCTCTGAGGACAGCTCACCCCTGCATCGGCCCGTGCCACGTGCCCCCCACCCTTCGCCTGTGGatctacacacacatatccactCGCACGCAGAATTCAGAGGGCTCACGCACTCAGCTCATGCACACCCTGAGTTTAGGGTTTTGGGGGAGCGCTCGTTCTcccaggatgatgatgatgatgaagatgatgaggaggaagaggaagagcaggTGAAAGAGCCACCGAGGGCTGCATGTTCCAGAGGAGGCATGCGATCGACCCACCTTCCACCCCCAGCGTATGAATTTGCCGGGTTATCCCACTCAGACTCAGGGCCCTGGGCTAGTCCAGTCAAAGTGCCTGGTACCACAATGGAGACATCGCATCCTTACCTAATCAGCGATGCAAGGAGAGGAGGACATGAagagcaggaagaagaggaggaagtgacATCAGGTGCTACCAGAAGTGCCCATCAGCAGCAGCCACATGAGAGCAAAGATGACTCCACCACTCCTGACACTGAggattacttcagtaaag ATTCCACACCCAGTGATAATTCACTCTCCCCTCTGATGGATGACGCCAAAGTGGATGATGACATCATTCTCACATCACCCAACAAGACCCGTACAACGGAGGACCTGTTTGCCATGATACACAG ATCCAAGAGAAAGGTCCTGGGCCGTAAAGATTCAGGAGACTTAAACGCGAAGTCTCGTCTCTGCCCTGCAGTACCAGTGACCCCTGTCACCACCGTCATTATCCCGCCAGCCCCTCCTCTCAACATCCCAGCCACCTTAGCCACTGCTGCCGGGTCACAACGAGCCCCTGTGCCAATTTACCGCAGCGCCAAGAAATCCAGCACGTCCAACGAGGAGTTTAAACTCCTGTTGCTGAAGAAAGGTAGCAGGTCTGATTCCAGCTACCGCATGTCAGCCACAGAGATTCTGAAGAGCCCTATCACCCCAAAAAGCCCAGGGGACCCCCTTCAGGAAGGGGCCATTAGACAGGCTGAGGAGCTACACTTTACACTCCAAGAGCCCCACCTTTCTGGTCTGGACCCAATCCAGATACCAGGCCTTTTTCCCAGAGGTCTGAACTCTGAGAGTTTCACCCCCAAAACCCTGCCTATGTCAGCTGCATCTCGACAGGGACGTTCACGGATCCCCCCTGTAGCCAACAGCAGTCGCTACAGTACACGCAGCCGCCTCTACACGGCCCCCATGCAAGCCATTTCCGAAGGGGAGACAGAGAACTCAGATGGGAGCCCCCATGATGACAGATCATCCTAA
- the nhsb gene encoding Nance-Horan syndrome protein isoform X3: MPFAKRIVEPQLLCRHQIPDEGVMFEDLCAISNVVLSRTLRQLSDLARHACSLFQELENDIISTNQRVWVLQNKIGQIQQTASALDPKKEAVPVSNLDIESKLSLHYQAPWHQQHNVFHPCTRPPCLEELHRSAQLSLRALHRDDTQHHRSTSRERNRVTISISVAPPMPTFPSPHSIRRQQRSRLARAKERAERERELDYQPRKERTVRETEIQTIQRKERPGREADIQTIQRKTVSTGEGECGEVQGGHRAKAGAPKAPSTQDKQTNWSKENLSPSDQKSTADSNSISSCIIPINVTGVGFDREASARCSLVHSQSVLQRRRKLRRRKTITGIPKRVQQDMDSDESPVARERTVIVHANPHQLSLCQEDLLISGRLHHTRDSGCQTDDFLIACTAAPSRRRIRAQRGHQGIPASLSHSTGNISSLGDQSDSTYTSAAAHGGRLRSRSLPREGGRLMDSDDDDDDNYDDDDDEDEDLSPYEAEDFIPPGPSPRMKMMMMKDEEESTDDQAAPEPLQLGSLKRLQRSGERDRGGGGGGSPEHSWMERGRSRLPRKADMGSCEISSSSDTFSSPIHSVSNTGVLGSHVDHKEDHQSSSGNWSGSSSTCPSQTSETIPPPSSPPLTGSSHCDSELSLNTVPNAIDEGFSLDASYHSDLRPQGQGHRSSSFTSSATDQLDDAGVSTASEGEWTYPPDQDQTDPDQDLDQSQNLSRSHGLAQEYSSTHSLQDQTCFGDNKTSNTEKDSGSHYSSDTESFYSSSVHFGECNQSYRGYMYNYADPGPDCGQSNTVAAPLSHGVYPQPSANFRAGTMTLGRTCRPLRKPKVKPPPPKRTSSLKDTCSGVDVGTDTQADQDQPKTVSEQELTLSSTDMKLELELEIGGAPEPLQTSCLVAEPLGTWGRGLGETVDIVEPMSFSSADTHSFKDEGAVQSDYADLWLHNSELKSNNGEYTSMSNSSTATGTTVMECIKSPDSSSSSTETQTQALAQASETRATSPPLPPEDFKLGSPEKLAGLASPSSGYSSQSETPTSTLPSSSAAFFPGPLSPSTGKRKPKVPERKSSLSSLQHFPRDGASISSGYKRDPDFPPPPSQLDLNVLHGGYVRHTLSHRTHHMHTLHHSKHRVASVLATGTKLMAPEASNTNPPSSSNSALTIPSCNLLVITPSALRSVKLHSISQSKHRATTVDQETASGAETATRPKCPPSGSTLAPPPINTRPLPPRRPPPRPPVHDHISSPEHLQPPFPGRHPDGPPSYESLLLRQDRYGPGTFWAMTAFRTRMDPTSELSEDSSPLHRPVPRAPHPSPVDLHTHIHSHAEFRGLTHSAHAHPEFRVLGERSFSQDDDDDEDDEEEEEEQVKEPPRAACSRGGMRSTHLPPPAYEFAGLSHSDSGPWASPVKVPGTTMETSHPYLISDARRGGHEEQEEEEEVTSGATRSAHQQQPHESKDDSTTPDTEDYFSKGMSWTTDSTPSDNSLSPLMDDAKVDDDIILTSPNKTRTTEDLFAMIHRSKRKVLGRKDSGDLNAKSRLCPAVPVTPVTTVIIPPAPPLNIPATLATAAGSQRAPVPIYRSAKKSSTSNEEFKLLLLKKGSRSDSSYRMSATEILKSPITPKSPGDPLQEGAIRQAEELHFTLQEPHLSGLDPIQIPGLFPRGLNSESFTPKTLPMSAASRQGRSRIPPVANSSRYSTRSRLYTAPMQAISEGETENSDGSPHDDRSS, encoded by the exons CGGTCTCCAACCTGGATATAGAGAGCAAGCTGTCGCTTCACTATCAGGCTCCATGGCACCAGCAACACAACGTGTTTCATCCTTGTACCCGACCGCCatgtctggaggagctgcacaGAAGCGCTCAGCTCAGTCTCAGAGCGCTGCACCGAG ACGACACACAGCACCACCGCTCCACAAGTCGGGAGAGAAACAGGGTGACCATCTCTATCTCAGTGGCGCCCCCTATGCCCACCTTCCCCTCGCCACACAGTATCCGCCGGCAACAGAGGAGTCGCCTGGCACGAGCG aaagagagagcagagagggagcgagagttAGACTATCAACCCAGGAAg GAGAGGACCgtgagagaaacagagataCAGACCATACAGAGAAAA GAGAGGCCAGGGAGAGAAGCCGATATTCAGACGATCCAAAGAAAG ACTGTCTCGACAGGGGAAGGCGAATGTGGAGAGGTCCAGGGAGGCCACAGAGCCAAGGCCGGAGCCCCCAAAGCCCCCTCGACCCAGGATAAACAGACAAACTGGTCCAAGGAAAACCTCTCACCATCAGATCAGAAGTCAACTGCCGATTCGAACTCCATCTCCTCCTGCATCATCCCCATTAACGTCACAG GAGTTGGGTTTGACAGGGAAGCAAGTGCTCGTTGCTCTCTAGTCCATTCCCAGTCGGTTCTTCAGAGGAGAAggaagctgaggaggaggaagactaTCACAGGAATACCCAAAAGAGTACAACAGGACATGG ACTCAGATGAATCACCCGTAGCAAGAGAGCGCACAGTGATTGTCCATGCCAACCCGCaccaactctctctctgtcaggaaGACCTCTTAATCAGTGGTCGCCTCCATCACACTCGTGACTCTGGCTGCCAGACAGATGATTTCCTTATAGCAT GTACAGCTGCTCCCTCCAGAAGGCGCATCAGAGCCCAACGTGGCCATCAGGGAatccctgcctctctctcccatTCAACAGGCAACATTTCTTCCCTGGGTGACCAGTCAGATTCCACATACACCAGTGCTGCAGCCCACGGTGGACGCTTGCGCTCTCGTAGCCTTCCTCGAGAGGGTGGACGTCTGATGGACAgtgatgacgatgacgatgacaattatgatgatgatgatgacgaagATGAGGACTTGTCACCATACGAAGCGGAGGACTTTATTCCACCTGGCCCTAGTCCAAgaatgaagatgatgatgatgaaggatgAAGAAGAGAGCACAGATGACCAGGCTGCTCCTGAGCCACTGCAACTTGGAAGTCTAAAAAGGTTGCAGCGATCTGGTGAGAGAGACcgagggggtggaggaggagggagcccAGAGCACAGCTGGATGGAGAGGGGCCGTTCTCGCTTGCCCCGCAAGGCTGACATGGGCAGCTGTGAGATCTCATCGAGTTCAGATACTTTCAGCAGCCCTATTCACTCAGTGTCTAACACAGGAGTCCTAGGCAGCCATGTGGACCACAAGGAGGACCACCAGTCCTCGAGCGGGAACTGGAGTGGTTCCAGCTCCACCTGCCCTTCGCAGACATCTGAAACCATCCCCCCGCCTTCTTCTCcaccactgacaggctcatCCCACTGTGACTCAGAGCTGTCACTCAACACTGTGCCCAATGCCATTGATGAGGGATTCTCTCTGGATGCCTCATACCACTCGGACCTCAGACCTCAGGGCCAGGGCCACAGGTCAAGCTCGTTCACATCCTCAGCCACAGACCAGCTGGACGATGCAGGAGTCAGTACAGCCAGTGAGGGGGAGTGGACATACCCTCCAGATCAAGACCAGACTGATCCGGACCAAGACCTTGACCAATCCCAAAATCTGAGCCGGAGCCATGGATTAGCGCAGGAGTACAGCTCCACACACAGTCTACAAGACCAAACCTGTTTCGGTGACAACAAGACCAGCAACACTGAAAAAGATTCTGGCTCTCATTACTCATCTGATACAGAGAGTTTCTACTCCTCTTCTGTGCATTTTGGGGAGTGTAATCAGAGTTACAGAGGATACATGTATAACTATGCAGACCCAGGGCCTGACTGTGGCCAATCCAACACTGTGGCAGCACCACTATCCCATGGAGTTTACCCCCAGCCCTCAGCTAACTTCAGAGCAGGTACTATGACCCTGGGGAGAACCTGTCGTCCGCTGaggaaaccaaaagtcaaaccTCCACCACCCAAACGGACCTCCTCGCTGAAGGACACCTGTAGTGGTGTTGATGTTGGAACGGACACACAGGCAGATCAGGATCAACCAAAGACGGTTAGTGAACAAGAGCTTACCTTGTCTTCCACAGATATGAAGCTGGAACTGGAGCTAGAGATTGGAGGTGCTCCAGAACCATTACAGACATCCTGTCTAGTGGCAGAACCTTTGGGAACTTGGGGAAGGGGACTGGGTGAAACTGTGGATATAGTAGAGCCCATGTCCTTCAGCTCTGCAGATACACACTCATTTAAGGATGAAGGTGCGGTGCAATCTGACTATGCAGACCTGTGGCTTCACAACAGTGAGCTGAAGTCCAACAATGGTGAGTACACGTCCATGTCCAACTCAAGCACAGCCACAGGCACTACTGTCATGGAGTGTATCAAGTCACCAGacagctcttcctcctccacagaaacCCAAACCCAGGCACTTGCTCAGGCTTCAGAGACTAGGGCAACTAGTCCGCCTCTCCCACCTGAAGACTTCAAACTTGGGTCACCTGAGAAGCTGGCTGGCCTTGCCTCCCCATCAAGTGGTtattccagccaatcagagactcCAACGTCAACCTTGCCCTCATCTTCGGCAGCGTTCTTCCCAGGACCACTGTCTCCCTCAACTGGCAAGAGAAAGCCCAAAGTGCCCGAGAGGAagtcttctctctcttccctgcaGCACTTCCCCAGAGATGGAGCTTCCATTTCCTCTGGCTATAAGAGAGACCCAGACTTCCCACCTCCACCttctcaacttgatctcaatgTTCTTCATGGTGGTTATGTCAGACACACGCTATCTCACCGAACGCATCACATGCACACGCTCCACCACAGCAAACACAGAGTTGCAAGTGTTTTAGCCACTGGAACAAAGTTGATGGCTCCTGAGGCATCAAATACCAACCCACCATCAAGTTCAAACTCTGCTCTAACAATTCCCAGCTGCAATCTATTGGTGATAACTCCATCAGCTCTTCGTTCAGTGAAGCTTCATTCTATTAGCCAATCTAAACATAGAGCTACCACTGTTGACCAGGAAACAGCAAGTGGAGCAGAGACTGCAACAAGACCCAAATGTCCTCCTAGTGGTTCTACTCTGGCTCCACCACCTATTAACACAAGGCCTCTCCCTCCTCGCAGACCACCTCCCAGACCCCCAGTTCATGACCACATCTCCTCCCCTGAACACTTGCAACCACCTTTCCCTGGCCGCCACCCTGATGGACCTCCATCCTATGAAAGCCTGCTACTCAGACAGGACCGCTACGGACCTGGAACCTTCTGGGCTATGACAGCCTTTAGAACCCGGATGGACCCAACATCAGAACTCTCTGAGGACAGCTCACCCCTGCATCGGCCCGTGCCACGTGCCCCCCACCCTTCGCCTGTGGatctacacacacatatccactCGCACGCAGAATTCAGAGGGCTCACGCACTCAGCTCATGCACACCCTGAGTTTAGGGTTTTGGGGGAGCGCTCGTTCTcccaggatgatgatgatgatgaagatgatgaggaggaagaggaagagcaggTGAAAGAGCCACCGAGGGCTGCATGTTCCAGAGGAGGCATGCGATCGACCCACCTTCCACCCCCAGCGTATGAATTTGCCGGGTTATCCCACTCAGACTCAGGGCCCTGGGCTAGTCCAGTCAAAGTGCCTGGTACCACAATGGAGACATCGCATCCTTACCTAATCAGCGATGCAAGGAGAGGAGGACATGAagagcaggaagaagaggaggaagtgacATCAGGTGCTACCAGAAGTGCCCATCAGCAGCAGCCACATGAGAGCAAAGATGACTCCACCACTCCTGACACTGAggattacttcagtaaag GTATGTCTTGGACTACAGATTCCACACCCAGTGATAATTCACTCTCCCCTCTGATGGATGACGCCAAAGTGGATGATGACATCATTCTCACATCACCCAACAAGACCCGTACAACGGAGGACCTGTTTGCCATGATACACAG ATCCAAGAGAAAGGTCCTGGGCCGTAAAGATTCAGGAGACTTAAACGCGAAGTCTCGTCTCTGCCCTGCAGTACCAGTGACCCCTGTCACCACCGTCATTATCCCGCCAGCCCCTCCTCTCAACATCCCAGCCACCTTAGCCACTGCTGCCGGGTCACAACGAGCCCCTGTGCCAATTTACCGCAGCGCCAAGAAATCCAGCACGTCCAACGAGGAGTTTAAACTCCTGTTGCTGAAGAAAGGTAGCAGGTCTGATTCCAGCTACCGCATGTCAGCCACAGAGATTCTGAAGAGCCCTATCACCCCAAAAAGCCCAGGGGACCCCCTTCAGGAAGGGGCCATTAGACAGGCTGAGGAGCTACACTTTACACTCCAAGAGCCCCACCTTTCTGGTCTGGACCCAATCCAGATACCAGGCCTTTTTCCCAGAGGTCTGAACTCTGAGAGTTTCACCCCCAAAACCCTGCCTATGTCAGCTGCATCTCGACAGGGACGTTCACGGATCCCCCCTGTAGCCAACAGCAGTCGCTACAGTACACGCAGCCGCCTCTACACGGCCCCCATGCAAGCCATTTCCGAAGGGGAGACAGAGAACTCAGATGGGAGCCCCCATGATGACAGATCATCCTAA